Proteins encoded by one window of Vigna radiata var. radiata cultivar VC1973A chromosome 5, Vradiata_ver6, whole genome shotgun sequence:
- the LOC106762722 gene encoding LOW QUALITY PROTEIN: probable beta-1,3-galactosyltransferase 5 (The sequence of the model RefSeq protein was modified relative to this genomic sequence to represent the inferred CDS: inserted 1 base in 1 codon), which translates to MKTRTSTKISASWIPIFSVFSFILGMLITSRMWDPPESNGMLIAQHQQDQQLQVISGDCATKKMQPKDAVSELQKTHEAIQALDKQVSMLQMELAAARSSRENGISDSNTSTTTSEEGSARKKAFIVIGINTAFSSRKRRDSVRETWMPQGEQLLQLEREKGIVIRFMIGHSATSNSILDRAIDSEEALHKDFLRLEHVEGYHELSAKTKIFFSTAVAKWDADFYVKVDDDVHVNLGVLATTLARHRSKPRVYIGCMKSGPVLSRKDVKYHEPEFWKFGEEGNKYFRHATGQIYAISKDLATYISINQPILHKYANEDVSLGAWFIGLEVEHIDDRSMCCGTPPDCEWKAQAGNICVASFDWSCSGICKSVEKIKYVHSKCGEGDGAXLECFILDTFKGKWFFGGLERD; encoded by the exons ATGAAGACTCGCACCTCTACCAAAATCTCTGCATCGTGGATTCCCATCTTCTCTGTCTTTTCCTTCATTCTTGGTATGCTCATCACAAGCAG GATGTGGGACCCACCTGAATCAAACGGGATGCTTATTGCGCAGCATCAGCAGGACCAACAGCTGCAAGTGATCTCAGGCGACTGCGCGACCAAGAAG ATGCAGCCCAAGGATGCAGTGAGCGAGTTACAGAAGACCCATGAAGCCATCCA AGCTTTAGACAAACAAGTTTCCATGCTTCAGATGGAGCTAGCAGCAGCTAGGAGTTCTCGTGAAAATGGGATCTCTGATTCGAATACTTCAACCACCACTTCCGAGGAAGGTTCTGCAAGGAAGAAGGCATTTATAGTGATTGGCATAAACACGGCTTTCAGTAGCAGGAAGAGGCGTGATTCAGTAAGAGAGACTTGGATGCCTcaag GTGAACAACTTCTTCAGTTGGAACGGGAGAAGGGAATTGTTATCAGGTTCATGATTGGCCACAG TGCAACTTCCAACAGCATACTAGATCGAGCTATTGATTCAGAAGAAGCTTTGCACAAAGACTTTCTTCGCCTA GAACATGTTGAAGGGTATCACGAGCTGTCTGCAAAAACaaagattttcttttctacCGCAGTTGCAAAATGGGATGCTGATTTCTATGTCAAGGTTGATGATGATGTCCATGTTAATTTAG GTGTCCTGGCAACAACCCTTGCTCGTCACCGATCAAAACCCAGGGTCTACATTGGGTGTATGAAATCAGGGCCTGTCCTTTCCAGAAA GGATGTCAAATACCATGAACCTGAGTTTTGGAAGTTTGGAGAAGAGGGGAACAAATACTTTCGACATGCAACTGGGCAGATATATGCAATCTCTAAAGATCTGGCCACATACATTTCCATCAACCA GCCTATTTTGCATAAGTATGCCAATGAAGATGTCTCGCTTGGTGCATGGTTCATTGGTCTTGAAGTTGAGCATATTGATGACCGCAGTATGTGCTGTGGAACTCCTCCAG ACTGTGAGTGGAAGGCACAAGCAGGTAACATATGTGTTGCCTCATTTGATTGGAGCTGCAGTGGAATCTGCAAGTCAGTGGAGAAGATTAAATATGTCCACTCAAAGTGTGGAGAGGGGGATGGAG GTTTGGAGTGCTTTATTTTAGATACTTTCAAAGGAAAATGGTTTTTTGGTGGTTTGGAGAGAGACTAA